In the genome of Bacteroidota bacterium, the window ATTCTAAAATTTTGCATGAAAAATCGGCAAATGATTTTAAGGCATAAGTTTTTGTATTAGCCAAACAATTCTGTACCATAACCTTAGCATTCTTGTCGTCTATATTGATTAGAGCAAAAGCAGCTTTTGGCAAATTGTCGAAGAAAAGTTTCTTTGCGTTCAAATATTCTTTGAAAGTTTTATGATAGTCGAGATGTTCGTGTGTAAGATTTGTGAAAATTGCTCCGGCAAAATACAATCCGCCAATCCTGTGTTGAACGATTGCATGTGAACTAACTTCCATAAAACAATATTCGCAACCAATTTCAAGCATTTTACTTAGTAAACTGTTCAACTGAATAGGATCTGGAGTTGTATGAGTTGAAGCAATAGATTCACCGTCAATAATGTTTTCAACGGTAGAAAGCAAGCCACATTTAAACCCAATTCCTGAAAATAATTTGTATAAATGCGTTGCTATTGAAGTTTTCCCATTTGTACCTGTAATTCCAACTAATTGAATATTTTTACTTGGGTGATCGAAATAATTTGTAGCGATAATTGCAAGTGCAGCACTCGAATTTTTGACAGTGCAATAGATAACTTTTTCGTTCAGGTTTTCAGGAAGATTTTCGCAAACAATAACTGAAGCACCATTTTCGATAGCCTTGTTTATAAAATTGTGCCCATCTGACAATAAACCAACTATCGCAACAAACAAATCGTTTTTTGCCACCTTTCGCGAATCAAAGTGGATATTTTTGATTTCGC includes:
- a CDS encoding UDP-N-acetylmuramoyl-L-alanyl-D-glutamate--2,6-diaminopimelate ligase, whose amino-acid sequence is MKNLNEILDSVEIVSKTNWNNCEIKNIHFDSRKVAKNDLFVAIVGLLSDGHNFINKAIENGASVIVCENLPENLNEKVIYCTVKNSSAALAIIATNYFDHPSKNIQLVGITGTNGKTSIATHLYKLFSGIGFKCGLLSTVENIIDGESIASTHTTPDPIQLNSLLSKMLEIGCEYCFMEVSSHAIVQHRIGGLYFAGAIFTNLTHEHLDYHKTFKEYLNAKKLFFDNLPKAAFALINIDDKNAKVMVQNCLANTKTYALKSFADFSCKILELSFEGMLLKIEKQEIWTKFIGEFNAYNFLAVYSTAILLKAKREEILPFLSNLDSVKGRFEIAKSKSGKIAIVDYAHTPDALKNVLKAIKNVKNSNKIIAVVGAGGNRDKSKRPLMAKIVAENSDLAIFTSDNPRNENPDEIINDMVSGIEQSKEDKIIAIKNRKEAIKTACIMASKQDIILIAGKGHECTQEIQGVKYPFDDKEIFSNLNC